A genome region from Cucurbita pepo subsp. pepo cultivar mu-cu-16 chromosome LG02, ASM280686v2, whole genome shotgun sequence includes the following:
- the LOC111789238 gene encoding dehydrogenase/reductase SDR family member FEY-like isoform X1: protein MEGLASSTEELKKNVEHHEKKMMMKKKRKKKERLGWIEWLRGWMYVIHEMLFQRIVASHLQNPMPLPPINDLTCIVTGSTSGIGREIARQLAESGAHVVMAVRNPKAALDLIQKWQNEWSGKGLPLNIEVMELDLLSLDSVVRFAEAYNARMGPLHVLINNAGIFSIGEPQKFSKDGYEEHLQVNHLAPALLSILLLPSLIRGSPSRIINVNSVMHYVGFVDTEDMNVVSPKRKFTSLVGYSSSKLAQVMFSSVLHKKLPAESGINVVCVSPGIVHTNVARDLSKVVQAGYRLIPYFIFSPQEGSRSTLFAATDPQVPEYCELLKADKWPVCAFLAQECRPTNPSEEAHNVETAYRLWEKTLEMTGLHSDVVEKLLEGDQITCRYGADSTETN, encoded by the exons ATGGAGGGGCTGGCGTCTTCTACCGAGGAGCTGAAGAAGAATGTGGAGCATcatgagaagaagatgatgatgaagaagaagaggaagaagaaggagagatTGGGGTGGATTGAATGGTTGAGAGGTTGGATGTATGTCATTCACGAGATGCTATTTCAGAGAATCGTCGCCAGCCATCTCCAGAATCCTATGCCTCTCCCTCCTATTAACGACCTTACTTGCATTGTCACCGGATCGACCAGCGGTATTGGCCGCGAGATTGCCag GCAACTGGCTGAATCAGGGGCACATGTTGTCATGGCAGTGAGGAATCCAAAGGCTGCTCTCGACTTGATTCAGAAGTGGCAAAATGAATGGTCTGGCAAGGGGCTTCCTCTCAATATTGAG GTAATGGAACTTGATCTTCTATCTCTAGATTCTGTCGTGAGATTTGCTGAAGCTTATAATGCTCGTATGGGACCTTTACATGTTCTTATCAACAATGCTGGAATATTTTCCATTGGAG AGCCACAAAAATTTTCTAAAGATGGTTATGAAGAGCACCTGCAAGTGAATCATTTGGCACCTGCATTGCTTTCAATATTACTCTTGCCATCCCTTATCAGAGGTTCCCCAAGCCGGATAATTAATGTGAACTCTGTT ATGCATTATGTTGGTTTCGTTGACACGGAAGACATGAATGTCGTTTCACCGAAAAGGAAATTTACAAGCTTAGTTGGATACTCTAGCAGTAAGTTGGCACAG GTTATGTTTAGCAGTGTTCTTCATAAGAAACTGCCTGCTGAATCTGGCATCAATGTGGTGTGCGTTTCACCTGGGATTGTTCACACAAATGTG GCAAGGGAtctttcaaaagttgttcaaGCTGGTTATCGCCTAATTCCTTATTTTATCTTCAGTCCTCAAGAAG GTTCTAGAAGTACTCTCTTTGCTGCCACTGATCCTCAAGTTCCAGAATACTGTGAACTACTTAAAGCTGATAAATGGCCTGTTTGTGCATTTCTTGCCCAAGAATGCCGTCCAACAAATCCTTCAGAAGAGGCACACAACGTCGAGACTGCTTACCGACTGTGGGAGAAGACATTGGAGATGACGGGCTTGCACTCGGACGTCGTCGAGAAGCTATTAGAAGGAGATCAAATTACTTGTCGCTATGGAGCTGATTCAACAGAGACTAACTAA
- the LOC111789238 gene encoding dehydrogenase/reductase SDR family member FEY-like isoform X2, with the protein MSFTRCYFRESSPAISRILCLSLLLTTLLALSPDRPAVLAARLPGAHVVMAVRNPKAALDLIQKWQNEWSGKGLPLNIEVMELDLLSLDSVVRFAEAYNARMGPLHVLINNAGIFSIGEPQKFSKDGYEEHLQVNHLAPALLSILLLPSLIRGSPSRIINVNSVMHYVGFVDTEDMNVVSPKRKFTSLVGYSSSKLAQVMFSSVLHKKLPAESGINVVCVSPGIVHTNVARDLSKVVQAGYRLIPYFIFSPQEGSRSTLFAATDPQVPEYCELLKADKWPVCAFLAQECRPTNPSEEAHNVETAYRLWEKTLEMTGLHSDVVEKLLEGDQITCRYGADSTETN; encoded by the exons ATGTCATTCACGAGATGCTATTTCAGAGAATCGTCGCCAGCCATCTCCAGAATCCTATGCCTCTCCCTCCTATTAACGACCTTACTTGCATTGTCACCGGATCGACCAGCGGTATTGGCCGCGAGATTGCCag GGGCACATGTTGTCATGGCAGTGAGGAATCCAAAGGCTGCTCTCGACTTGATTCAGAAGTGGCAAAATGAATGGTCTGGCAAGGGGCTTCCTCTCAATATTGAG GTAATGGAACTTGATCTTCTATCTCTAGATTCTGTCGTGAGATTTGCTGAAGCTTATAATGCTCGTATGGGACCTTTACATGTTCTTATCAACAATGCTGGAATATTTTCCATTGGAG AGCCACAAAAATTTTCTAAAGATGGTTATGAAGAGCACCTGCAAGTGAATCATTTGGCACCTGCATTGCTTTCAATATTACTCTTGCCATCCCTTATCAGAGGTTCCCCAAGCCGGATAATTAATGTGAACTCTGTT ATGCATTATGTTGGTTTCGTTGACACGGAAGACATGAATGTCGTTTCACCGAAAAGGAAATTTACAAGCTTAGTTGGATACTCTAGCAGTAAGTTGGCACAG GTTATGTTTAGCAGTGTTCTTCATAAGAAACTGCCTGCTGAATCTGGCATCAATGTGGTGTGCGTTTCACCTGGGATTGTTCACACAAATGTG GCAAGGGAtctttcaaaagttgttcaaGCTGGTTATCGCCTAATTCCTTATTTTATCTTCAGTCCTCAAGAAG GTTCTAGAAGTACTCTCTTTGCTGCCACTGATCCTCAAGTTCCAGAATACTGTGAACTACTTAAAGCTGATAAATGGCCTGTTTGTGCATTTCTTGCCCAAGAATGCCGTCCAACAAATCCTTCAGAAGAGGCACACAACGTCGAGACTGCTTACCGACTGTGGGAGAAGACATTGGAGATGACGGGCTTGCACTCGGACGTCGTCGAGAAGCTATTAGAAGGAGATCAAATTACTTGTCGCTATGGAGCTGATTCAACAGAGACTAACTAA
- the LOC111788439 gene encoding uncharacterized protein LOC111788439 translates to MADPLSKSEFNGLTLETAISITKSVLLSIGLISTVSLFKVAVIPKVASLLTTTLPRLWVSFGLWLSPPYVFLVFNFIIVAVAASSVFRRPIDTSENSYIPISYEHTHVAASSPYMSMHEDQSFWIIARSREIWNGIPNEDEQGKEQWDFPTLFTDKFSNPLSEKLCAYSCEKDEDAGGGGGGGGDGDSMDATWKAIMESQGKQTSQLKKNQTWDSPPPPRRLIRAADAGANTVELARNEVKKSERFLPAASLRRKISMTSEELRCRAEAFIEMVNRSIRLQRQESEQRFLQALKRNF, encoded by the coding sequence ATGGCTGATCCGTTGTCAAAATCTGAGTTTAATGGTTTGACATTAGAAACAGCAATTTCGATTACGAAATCGGTATTGCTTTCAATTGGGTTAATATCCACTGTAAGTTTGTTCAAAGTGGCTGTAATCCCAAAAGTTGCGAGCCTTTTGACCACTACTCTTCCTCGCTTATGGGTCTCCTTCGGATTATGGCTTTCTCCTCCCTATGTGTTCCTTGtattcaatttcattatcGTCGCCGTCGCTGCCTCCTCCGTCTTCCGCCGCCCAATAGACACATCCGAGAATAGCTACATACCCATTTCTTACGAACATACTCATGTTGCTGCTTCCTCTCCCTATATGTCGATGCATGAGGATCAAAGCTTTTGGATCATTGCTCGTTCTAGAGAAATCTGGAATGGGATCCCGAACGAGGACGAACAGGGGAAGGAGCAATGGGATTTCCCGACTCTGTTCACGGATAAATTCAGCAACCCATTATCTGAAAAGCTCTGTGCATATTCTTGCGAGAAGGATGAAGAtgccggcggcggcggcggcggaggcggtGATGGTGACTCGATGGACGCTACGTGGAAGGCGATCATGGAAAGTCAAGGGAAACAGACGTCGCAGCTGAAGAAGAACCAGACATGGGActcaccgccgccgccacgACGTTTGATTAGAGCCGCCGACGCTGGTGCCAACACGGTGGAGCTGGCTCGGAATGAGGTGAAGAAATCAGAGAGGTTCCTCCCAGCGGCGTCGCTTCGGAGGAAGATATCAATGACTTCGGAAGAGCTGAGGTGCCGGGCTGAGGCGTTCATAGAAATGGTTAACCGAAGCATTCGCTTGCAGAGGCAAGAATCAGAGCAGCGTTTCTTGCAGGCGTTGAAACGCAATTTCTAG